TCGTCTATGGGAACACGTACAGCTCCTACCCGCCCGCCGGGGAGTACTCCAAGGCCCACCCGGACAGCGACGTCTACTCGGATGAGTTCTTCGATCCGGACCGGCCCGCCGCGTCGACCGGCCACCCGGTGGCCCGCCACACGTACAACGGGCTCGTCTACAACCCGGACCTCCAGGAAGTGGCCTTTGGCGTCCGGCGGATGTGGCGCTACAGCCTGACCACCCACACCTGGAAGCGCCACAACCCCTTCAACACCCCGGGGGCCACCTACGACGGCGCGACGGGATACGGCGGCGCGGCCGGCTGGACGTTCTGGGACGAGGTGAAACACCGCTACCTCTTTGGTCCCACGGAGAACTACAACTATTCGAGGTGGTGGTCCTTCGACACCGACGACCAGTCCTGGAACTGGGAGGTCATCACGCCCCCCGCGTGGCATTTCGCCCAGATGGCCAGGGTCGAGCGCAAGCTGGTGAGCTTCCCCTACCCGGACTCGCAACACCAGACCTTCCCTCCGCGACTGGTCACGGTCGACATGGACACGGGCAAGTGGGAGTTCCTGGAGCTGGAGCACGACCTCGAGCTGTCACGCGTCTACACCCAGGACTTCGAGGGGATGATCTTCACCTACGTGCCACCGCTCAATCGCTACATCGCCGCGTTCCCGTACGACCGCGACGGCGATGGGCGCTTCGAGTACCGGACCTTCGAGGTCGACCCGACGACCCACAAGCTCAGCGAGGCGCCGCGGTGGGAGGCCGGCGCCTTCGGCGGGTGGCACGATCTCGTCAAGAACCGCTTCTTCTACCTGGCGACGCACGACGCCCTCGTCTACGTGCGCAAGGGAGAAGAGAACCTGCGCGTGTTCCGGCTTCCCTGAGCCAGCACCGCCTTCACACCGCCGGCTCCCAGGGGCCGGCGGGCAGGCGCGGGCGGAGGCGTGACTCCGCCCGCGGCCCCCTCCCCCCGTGGCTCAGATGTTGATGCTCTGGGGAATGGCCGAGGGCAGGAGCGTCGCGTAGGGCGTGCGCCCTCCCACGGTATTGGCCGCCTGGATGTGCTTCTGGATGGACTGCAATGCGCGCTGGAACTTGCCCAGCACCAGGAGCGCCCGGGGATCGGACAGCTGGCCCCCGTACTGACCGAGCACCGTGTAATAGACATTGCCCAGGCCCGCCAACACCGCCTGCTGGAGGATGGACTGGTTGAGCGGCGGCAGCAGATCCAACAACTGCGTCGCCTCGGCGCCCGAAGTGGCCGGGCCCGGGAACGGTGCATAGCCGGCGAGCGGGATGGCCGGCGTGTAGCTCATGGCGGTGCGCTGCGGGAAGTTCACCGCCGCGTGCTCCACGCTCGCGGTGAAGATGATCTGGGTGAGCAGCTTGCGCAGGTAGTCGAGCGTGGAGATGCACGGCGTCCCATCGGGCCCCCCCTCGCCGATGTCCTGCAGGTGCCCGGCGCTCACCAGTTCCTGCACCCAGGCTTGCAGCTCGTAGTCGCCCACCACGTCCGCTTCCCCGGAGTAGTAGATCGCGGTGTAATCCGACACCCAACCATGGATGGCATTCCAGAGGGCCAGCGCATCATCACGGTAGGGGTAGTCGGGCAGTTCCTCCGGTGAGCCGATGCCCTGACGGGCGAGCTTCTCGGGGAAGAACGACTCGTTGTAGCGCACCGCCTTCACGGCGTTGGCGGCCACCTGGTTGGACGAGTCGATGGTACCCGCCAGGAGCTTGTCCACCGGCCCTCCCGGGGTGATGAGCGAGGTCGCCGCGCTGTAATTGATGAACAGCGTGCCCGCGAAGTGAGGGGTGAGCAGGACGTAGAGCGGATGCTGTGGATCCAACTGCCGCTCGGTGGCGAGCACGAACGGCTCGGTGAGCAGGTGCGTGAGCCCCAGGTGGCTGATGAGCTCGTGGTAGTTGCCGTCCGCGATGTTGACGCACGTCTTGGCGAGCGTCCACGCGAGCCCTCCGTCCGGGTAGAAGACGGGGCTGCTCGCGTCCTGACCGATCTGGATGGACACGGGGCGCAGCGAGCCCCGGCTCCCTCCCAGACGCGGCACATAGAAGAGGGCCTTGGGCGCGAACACATACTTCTGCTGGGGCGTGGTGCCCGGCACCAGTTGCGTGAGCGCCTTGTAGTCCACGAGGTAGAAGTGCCCGGCGTCCACGGCCTGCTCGCGCGTCCACCCCGTCTCTCCCGTGATGCGCTGGAACAGCGCGTCCGAGGGCAGCAGTTGCGAGAGATCCGCGAGGGTCGCCCGCTGGAGGATGCCCGCGTTGGGGCCGGCGACACGCAGCGCGGCGAACTCCTCGTCCGTGAGGAACACGCCCGCGGTCCACGGCAGCACCACCTTGCGGAACTGTGCGTCGTAGTCCTGCAGATCCGTGGCGCGCCCGTAGAGGCCCGCCTTCGTCAGCACGAAGTCGAGCACGGACTTGACCAGCTGGGACAGCCAGGACTCGATGCTCTTGGCATCCTGCCCGGGAGTCTTGTCGAGCATCGGCGCCCCCGCGAGAGCGGGTGTGTCGAGCACCCCGTTGCCACCCGGCGGAAGCGTGACCTTGCGTGCATGCGCGTTCTGGGCGAGCCCCGCCAGATCCTTGCGCGCATCGCTCAGCTGGGCCTGGAAGGCCAGGATGTCGCGCTTGTCGAACTCCCGGTTCTTCAGCGAGGCGTCGAACACGCTCGCCTCCGGGGGGGCCGCCTTGGTGTAGATGGCGGCCGTGGTCGCGCTCGATTTCCCCTGGCCGAGCTCGACGGGGATCTCCACGTCGAAGCTGAAGAGGTTGGGCAGCAGCGCATCCACGAAGTTCTCCCCCAGCAGGATGGCCGTCTCGGCGATCTGGATGGCCCAGTTGAGCGAGATGTCCACGGGGACGGGCGCCGCCGCCATGGGCAGCCCGGCGACGATGGCCGGGTAGTCGTACACGTACTGGGTCTGCTTCTGGGCCAGGATTCGCGCTCGGCTCGCGCGGTTGTCCGGGGTGTCGTTCTGCGGCAACGTGGGAGGAGAGGACAGGCTCATGGACAGCTCCCTGGAAGGGTGGAAGGTGGCAGACCCCTTCTAATCCCACCCAGCCAATCTGTGAACCCATCCGCACTCCGGGTCTTCAGACTACGCCTTCCGGAGCCCCACGACTTCTCCGTAGCCGCCGGGAATGAAGAAGTCGTTCAGCTCCATGCCCATGATCCGCAGCGCGGTGGCGACGGCATCCGCGGATCGAGGCACGCGCCTGGAGGGCTGGCCGCTCTCCTCGACGATGTCCACCGGGACGCCGAGCCCGCGCGGGGTGTACGAGCCCACCTGCCGGTTGGCCGCCACGTTGCCGCCCGCGAAGCAGACCGAGGTATAGGGGTGGTGGTCATCCGGCAGGACGTAGCTGCCATCGCTCGCGCGGTAGGCCCAGCTCCGGCCGAATTCACTCATCACCAGCACCAGCGTGTCATCCAGCAGCGTCTTGCCCGGCTTGCCCGGAGCCGGCGAGTTCTTGAGCTCGCCCAGGAAGCGCGCCACGCAGTCCATCAGTCCGCGGCCGTGCGCGCAGCTGAAGCCATGGCCCTGGGCGTTGTGGGTGTCGAAGTCGAGCTGCAGCGAGACGTGCACCGAGGTGCAGAGATCCGACTTGAGCAGGCGCAGCGCGAGATCCATCCGGGGGTCGAGCCCGGTGAGGTGGAAGTTCGCGTTACCGAAGGTGTACGTGAACGACTCGTTCAGGTAGCTCGACAGGTAGGCGGGACGGTTCGTCTTCAGCTTGTCGATGCCCTTGGTGCCCTCCAGCACGGACACGACATCCGTGGCGAGCACGCGAGAGACCGAAGACAGCGAGCCATGCAGGCCTTCGAGGTAGTTGTCCACCTTCGCCGTCGAGCGGCGCAGCAGTTGCTGGGCGCGCGTGAGCGAGAAGCGCTCCACCGTGGTCGTCTTCAGGGAGCTCCCGGTGGGCTGGCCGTGCGCGTCCAGCTCGGGGCCTTCGGTGCGCGCATCCAGCCCCTTCCACCAGGCATTGTCCGAGGGCTTCGCGGAGAGCATCGGCTTGAGCGCTTCGACGGACGGAACGCGCACGGGCGAGGCGTGCGAGGGCAGCCCCATCCCCTGCGGTGTGCCGCGGTCACCGGAGACGACCACGAACGGCAGCGGCCTGCTCTCGCGGTACTTCTCGTACAGGTGATTGGCGATCACCGAATGAACGGCGGGCGCCCGGTAGTCCGCACCGGCCACCCCGCACATCGCGGAGATGAACGCACTCGCGTGGTCGTTGGTGCCCTGGTCGATGCCATGCAGCACGCTCAGTTGCTCATGCAGCGCGAAGTGCGAGAAGCCGTACATGAGCGGGCTGTAGCTGCCACGCGCCGCGGGATCCGCGGGGTTCCACGACCGCCAGGTCCGCAGCGGTTTGTAGGGGCCGTTGGCGGGCGCGAGGTTCACCAGTTGGCTCGCCTCGAAGTAGGTGGGCTCGCTGTTGAAGCCCGCGGGCGCTGGGATGCAGAGCGGAACGTCCGCGTCTTCCAGCGGGGTGAAGCAGTACACCGGCCGGTAACCCCCGGGGATGTAGAGCACCGCGAGCCGCGAGGGCGCGTCGTTGTCCGCGGCGTGCGCGGTGCTCGAACCGAGGAGTCCCGCGCGCTCGAGCAGCGCGAACTGTCCGGCTCCCAGAGCCCACTTGAGCAAGGTGCGGCGAGAAGTGTTCGTCATGGTGTCCTCGGC
Above is a window of Cystobacter fuscus DNA encoding:
- a CDS encoding lipoxygenase family protein, whose product is MSLSSPPTLPQNDTPDNRASRARILAQKQTQYVYDYPAIVAGLPMAAAPVPVDISLNWAIQIAETAILLGENFVDALLPNLFSFDVEIPVELGQGKSSATTAAIYTKAAPPEASVFDASLKNREFDKRDILAFQAQLSDARKDLAGLAQNAHARKVTLPPGGNGVLDTPALAGAPMLDKTPGQDAKSIESWLSQLVKSVLDFVLTKAGLYGRATDLQDYDAQFRKVVLPWTAGVFLTDEEFAALRVAGPNAGILQRATLADLSQLLPSDALFQRITGETGWTREQAVDAGHFYLVDYKALTQLVPGTTPQQKYVFAPKALFYVPRLGGSRGSLRPVSIQIGQDASSPVFYPDGGLAWTLAKTCVNIADGNYHELISHLGLTHLLTEPFVLATERQLDPQHPLYVLLTPHFAGTLFINYSAATSLITPGGPVDKLLAGTIDSSNQVAANAVKAVRYNESFFPEKLARQGIGSPEELPDYPYRDDALALWNAIHGWVSDYTAIYYSGEADVVGDYELQAWVQELVSAGHLQDIGEGGPDGTPCISTLDYLRKLLTQIIFTASVEHAAVNFPQRTAMSYTPAIPLAGYAPFPGPATSGAEATQLLDLLPPLNQSILQQAVLAGLGNVYYTVLGQYGGQLSDPRALLVLGKFQRALQSIQKHIQAANTVGGRTPYATLLPSAIPQSINI
- a CDS encoding DUF1501 domain-containing protein, with amino-acid sequence MTNTSRRTLLKWALGAGQFALLERAGLLGSSTAHAADNDAPSRLAVLYIPGGYRPVYCFTPLEDADVPLCIPAPAGFNSEPTYFEASQLVNLAPANGPYKPLRTWRSWNPADPAARGSYSPLMYGFSHFALHEQLSVLHGIDQGTNDHASAFISAMCGVAGADYRAPAVHSVIANHLYEKYRESRPLPFVVVSGDRGTPQGMGLPSHASPVRVPSVEALKPMLSAKPSDNAWWKGLDARTEGPELDAHGQPTGSSLKTTTVERFSLTRAQQLLRRSTAKVDNYLEGLHGSLSSVSRVLATDVVSVLEGTKGIDKLKTNRPAYLSSYLNESFTYTFGNANFHLTGLDPRMDLALRLLKSDLCTSVHVSLQLDFDTHNAQGHGFSCAHGRGLMDCVARFLGELKNSPAPGKPGKTLLDDTLVLVMSEFGRSWAYRASDGSYVLPDDHHPYTSVCFAGGNVAANRQVGSYTPRGLGVPVDIVEESGQPSRRVPRSADAVATALRIMGMELNDFFIPGGYGEVVGLRKA